GCAGCACGGCGATGCGGCTTCGGACGGTTCGCCGCTGCCGCCGCTCTATCCCTTCAACCTGCGTCGTTGAGCGCGGCGCGCCAGATCGAGGCCATCGTGTCGCCAAAGCAGCAGATGAGCACCTGTATCGATGTGTCGGCCGGTATCGACGCGCGGAGGCTGCGCAGCGCGACGGGAGCCGCCCGTTCGGGCGGATAGCCGTATATGCCGCAACTGATCGCCGGAAAGGCAATGGAGTCAACGTCGTGGTCCAACGCCAGTGCCATGCTTTGCTCGTAACAGCTCGCCAGCAGCGACGGCTCGTCGTGCGCGCCGCCATGCCACACTGGCCCCACGGTATGGATCACGTAGCGTGCGGGAAGCCGGAAGCCCGGCGTGATGCGCGCTTCGCCCGTGGGGCAGCGCACGCCCGGCTTTACCTGGGGCAGCGCGCGGCACGCTTGCAGCAGCTCCGGGCCCGCGGCGCGGTGGATGGCGCCATCCACGCCGCCGCCGCCGAGCAGGGTCGTGTTCGCGGCATTGACGACGGCGTCCACGTTCAGTTCGGTAATGTCGGCGGTGATGATCTGAATGGACATGGATTCGTGAGAACTTGCGACGTATGCTTGACGTTACACTGGACTGACGCGCACCGGCATCATCTCTATGACTAACGCGGAAGACATTTCCTTCGGCTACCTGCTGGGCGATGTGACTTTGCTGTTCCGCAAGCACTTCGACAGACGCGCCGTGAAATTCGGGTTGACCCGCGCGCAGTGGCGGGCCACCAAGATGCTCTATTACCGCGAAGGGCTGCGCCAGACCGAGCTGGCCGAGCAGCTGGAAATGGAGCCGATCGCCGTCGGGCGCGTCATCGATCGCCTGCAGGCGGCGGGCTTCGTAGAGCGCCGCCCCGATCCCAAGGATCGCCGCGCCTGGCGCCTCTACGTCACCGATCAGGCGCGCGACGTGATCGCAGACATGGAAGAGATCGCGGTCGGCCTGCGCAAGGACGCCACGCGCGGCATCACGGTGCCCGAGCTGCAGCAGGCCCTGGGTGTACTCAACCGCATGAAGGACAACCTGCAGGCGCTCGACGGCGGTGTATCCCCCGAGGATGGCGAAGCCTAGCCGCCTATACGGCCGCGCCGCCGCACGCGGCACGTCTTCGGTGGCGGACATGTGACCGTGCGGTGACTTCCGGCGGGTTGGTGCGTTACCAGGGGCATGGTTGTCGCGAAGCTTGCGATGCCTGCCGCATGACGAGCCATTTGCCAAGTGCTGTCGGTCGTGCGGGTCATCGGCGTCATGTGCATCACAATGACCGGTGCGGTGCACCGGGGTGGAGCAGGTGCCGGCAACTCCCTGTGACGCATATCGCAGCCGATAGCGTGACGTTCCGGTGCAGGCCGGCGTCACGCAGCGGTCGATGGTCGGAGAAATCATGCAGCGTATGTCCCCGAAAAAACTGGTACTGCTGATCGCGGTGCTGTTGGCGGCCGTGGTGGCTGTGCAGTGGTTTCGCGGTGGTGGCCGTTCCTCGGCGAAAACGCCGGCACAACCGACGACCGTGCCGGTGAAAGTGGCGAACGCACATCGCGGCGACCTCGACCTCACGCTGAAGGTCATCGGTCGTGCCGAGGCTTACTCCACTGTCACCGTGCAGGCGCGCGTCAGCGGCCAGCTGCAGCAACTGATGTTCCAGCCGGGCGGGCACGTCAAGGAAGGCCAGACAATCATCCGCATCGACCTCAGCTTGCTGCAGGCGCAGCTCGACCAGTCGCTGGGCAACCTCGCCAAGGACGAGGCGCAGCTGCAGAACGCGCAGACCGTGCTCAAGCGCTACCAGCCGCTGCTCGGCAAGGGTTACGTGGCGCAATCGGACTACGACACCTACAAGGCGAACGAAGGCGTGTACGCCGCTTCGGTGAAAGCGGACAAGGCCGCGGTGGAACTCGCCCGTACGCAGCTGAGCTATACCGAGATCAAGGCGCCGTTCGAGAGCATTGCGGGCGCGCCGCTGATCTATCCGGGCGCGCAGGTCACGGAGAACAACACGTCGATCGTGGTGCTCAACCAGATCCGTCCGATCCACGTGACGTTCTCGATTCCCGAAACCGGCCTGGCTGGCATCAAGGAGTCGATGGCGCGCGGTACCGTACCGGTGACCATCAGCATTCCGGGCACGAAGCAGCCGGCGATGCAGGCCGATCTGGATTTCATCAACAACGCGGTGGATCCGACCACCAGCACGATCCTGCTCAAGGCGCGCTACGGCAACGACAGCGATCAGCTCACGCCTGGCCAGTTCGTCGAGGTGGTGTTGCCGACCACGCGCCTCACCAGCGTGGTGACGGTACCCGTGGTGGCCTTGCAGAACTCGCCGCTGGGCAGTTTCGTGTTCGTGTTGAACGAAGACGGCACGGTCACGCAACGCATCGTGACGGCAGGCCCGAGCAGCGGCAACCAGATCGTGATCGAAAAGGGCCTGACCGGCAGCGAGCGCGTGGTCGTCGATGGCCAGCTGCTGCTGGTGGATGGTGCGCACGTGCGCATCGTGACCGACAACCCTTGAGCAGGCGCCGCTTATGAACCTGCCTGCACTTTGCATCCAGCGGCCGGTGATGACCACGCTGCTGATGGTGGCGCTGCTGGTGTTCGGCATCGCGGCCTATCCGAAGCTGCCCGTCAACGAGCTGCCCAACGTCGACTTCCCCACCATCACGGTGAACGCGAGTCTTCCGGGCGCGGCGCCCGAGACCATGGCGACGGCGGTGGCGACGCCGCTGGAAAACCAGCTCTCGACCATCGCCGGCATCCAGTCGATGACCTCGACCAGTGCGCTGGGCTCCACCTCGATCACCATCACTTTCGAGCTGGACCGCAACATCGATGGGGCGGCGCAGGACGTCCAGGCGGCCATTTCCTCGGCGCAGCGCCAGCTGCCGACGAACATGCCCACGCCGCCCACGTTCCGCAAGGTGAATCCGGCGGATGCGGCCATCATCTATCTCACCTTGCGCTCGCGCACCCAGCCGCTTTCGGTGGTGGACGATTACGCCGAGACGCAGCTCGCGCAGCGCCTGTCGACCATCGATGGCGTGGCGCAGGTGAATGTCTACGGTTCACAGAAGTACGCCGTGCGCGTCAGCGTCGATCCGCAGAAGCTGGCCGCCAGTGGCATCGGCATCGATACGGTGCAGACCGCGATCGCCAACGCCAACGTCAACCTCGCCACCGGGTCCCTCAATGGCAGCCGGCAACTGCTGTCGATCCGTTCGGACGGCCAGCTGCAGCGCGCGAACCTCTACAACAACATCATCGTGGCCTACCGCAACGGTGCGCCGGTGCGGCTGTCCGATCTCGGCAAGGCCGAGGACAGCGTGCAGAACGACCAGGTCGCGAGCTGGTACAACGGCGAGCGCGCGATCGTGCTGGCGATCCAGCGCCAGCCGGGCTCCAACACGGTGGCGACGATCGATCGCATTCGCGCCGTGTTGCCCACGTTCGAGGCCACGCTGCCGCCGTCGATCAAGCTCGCCGTGTTGTACGACCGCTCCGAATCGATCCGCGCGTCGGTGGACGACGTGCAGTTCACCCTGCTGCTGGCCGGCGTGCTGGTCGTGCTGGTGATCTACCTGTTCCTCGGCAATGCATCGGCCACCTTGATCCCGGCGCTGGCGTTGCCGGTATCCATCATCGGTACCTTCGGTTCGATGTTCGCGCTGGGCTACAGCCTGGACAACCTGTCGCTGCTGGCGCTGACTCTGGTGGTCGGCTTCGTGGTCGACGACGCGATCGTGATGCTCGAAAACATCGTGCGCCACGTCGAGGACGGCATGGATCCGTACGAGGCCTCGCTCAAGGGCGCCCGCGAAATCGGCTTTACCATCTTCTCGATGACGCTCTCGCTCGTTGCCGTGTTCCTGCCGGTGATGTTCATGGGCGGCATCGTCGGGCGACTGTTCCACGAATTCGCGGTGACGCTGAGCATTGCCATCCTGATCTCGGGCTTTGTCTCGATCACGCTCACGCCGATGCTGTGCAGCCGCTTCCTGCGTCATGCCGAGCATGAGAAGAAAGCGCGCGTGGTGCTGTGGTTCGATGCCGGTTTCGAGCGTGTGCGCCGCGGCTACGTCAACACGCTGGGTTGGGCGGTGAGCCATCCGCGCATCATCCTCGGTGCGTTCTTCGGCAGCCTGCTGCTGACGGGGCTGCTGTTCGCGATGGTGAACAAGGACTTCATTCCGGCGGGCGATTCCGGCCAGCTCAACGTCAACGTCGAGGGGCCCGACGACATCTCCGTGCGCGCGATGGGCGAACGCCAGCAGGCGTTGGCGAAGATCGTTGCGGACGATCCGAACATCGAGGCCTACATGTCTTCCGTGGGCGCGGGCGGCGCGCGAACCACCACCAACAACGGCTCGCTGCTGCTGCGACTCAAGCCGGCCAGCGAGCGTCCGCAGGACCCCAACGGCATCATCCAGGAGCTGCGCGAGAAGTTCGCGAAGGTGCCGGGCATCCGCGCCTATATCCAGAATCCGCCGGCCATCCAGATCGGTGGTCGCCAATCCAAGGCGCAGTATCAGTACACGCTGCAGTCGATCGACACGGAAGCGCTCTACAGCTGGTCCGGCAAGGTGATCCAGGCCTTCGGCAAGTTGCCGGGCTTCCAGGACGTCACCAGCGATCTCGATCTGAACGGACCTTCCGTGCGCGTCAACGTGGACCGCGACAAGCTCGCCACGCTGGGGCTCACCATGGACCAGGTGCAGAGTGCGCTGGGCTCGGCATTCGGCGCGAACCAGATCTCCACCATCTACGGCTCGTCATCGCAGTACTGGGTGATCCTGCAGGTGTACTACGCGCTGCAGAACGACATCGACGTGCTCTCCCAGCTTTATGTCACGTCGAGCAACGGCACGCTGGTGCCGCTCAATGCCGTGGCGAGCTTCGAGCGCAAGCCGCAGGCGCTCACGGTGAACCACCAGGGACAGATTCCCGCGGTCACCGTCTCGTTCAACCTCGCGCCCGGCGTGAGCCTGAGCGAGGCCGTGGCGAGCATCGATCGGGCCATGAAGCAGATGAACCTGCCGGCGTCGATCACCGGCAGCGTGCAGGGCACGGCGCAGGCGTTCCAGGATTCCATGCAGGGCATGGGCCTGCTGCTGGTGCTCGCGGTATTCGTGATCTACCTCGTGCTGGGCATTCTCTACGAGAGCTTCATCCACCCGCTCACCATTCTCTCCGGCCTGCCGTCCGCGGGCGTGGGTGCGCTGCTGACATTGATGGTGTTCCGTGCGCCGCTGGACCTGTTCTCCTTCGTCGGCATCGTGATGTTGATCGGCATCGTGAAGAAGAACGCGATCATGATGATCGACTTCGCACTGGAGCGGCAGCGCAGCGAAGGGCTGGAGCCCGCGAAGGCCATCGTCGAAGCCTGTCACGTGCGTTTCCGTCCGATCATGATGACCACGATGGCCGCGTTCGCCGGCACCCTGCCGATCGCCTTGGGCCTCGGCGCCGGCGCGGAGACGCGTCGCCCACTGGGCCTGGCCGTGGTCGGCGGTCTGCTGGTGTCGCAGGTACTCACGCTGTACCTCACGCCGGTGATCTATCTGTACCTCGATCGGCTGCACGAGCGCTTCTCGAGCAAGCGGAAATCGCGGCCTGCCGAGGCGACCTGAAGCGCCAACCGACTGAATGTGAGAGCGCACCCTGTGCGCGACTGTAATGTCGCGATATCGCCGCGGTAAACGGTCTTTGCGATGACTGGTGAGGCCAGTCGCGCACTGGGTGCGCTCCCACACAAGGGCCGATGTCGCGCCAACAAAAAGGGCGGCCGTCGGGCCGCCCTTTTTTATTCCCTATGCGACGATCACTCTTCCGCGCCGTCGTTCTTGAACGCGCCGGGCGCCGAACCGAAATCGCCGTCGGCCTGCGCGGCCATGTACGAGAACGCCGCATACACGGCCACGTTCTGCGCCAGCTCCTTCGGATCGATCTTGTCGAGCGTGTCGTTGGCGGTGTGGTGGTAGTCGAAATAGTCGGTGCCGTCCTGGGTCAGGGTGAGCGCCGCCATGCCCTTGCCGTGCATCTGCGAGAGATCCGAACCGCCGCCACCCGGTGCCTTTGCGTCATAGGCCACGCCGATCGGCTCCAGCACCTTGGCGATCTGGTCGATCGCGCCGCGTGCTTCCGGCTTCACGCTGGCGCTCATGCGCCATATCTTGCGTGCACCGAAGTCCGACTCCGTGCCGAGCTGGAACTTCTTCACTTCGGCGCCGTGCTTGTCGGCATAAGCGCGACCACCCCACAGGCCCATTTCCTCGTTCGCGAACGCAATCACGCGGATGGTGCGGTCCGGACGCTGCGGCATGTCGTGGATCAACTTGCCGGCTGCCATGGCGATGGCCACGCCCGCGCCGTCGTCGATGGCGCCCGTGCCCGGATCCCACGAATCGAGATGGCCGCCAATCGCCACGACCTGGTCAGGATGCTTCTTGCCGGTGACTTCGCCGATCACGTTGGCGCCGTGGTAGGTGCCGGTGATGCCGCAGTCGAGTTCGAGCTTGAGGCTGACGGGCTTGCCATAGGCCACGATGCGCGTCAGCTGATCGGCATCCGGATTGGACAGCGCAGCCGCCGGGATCGCTTCCTTCGGATCGCGGAAGCCGGTGACGCCGGTATGCGGCGTGCGGCTGTGGGCATCGGTGCCGGCCGAGCGCAGCAGGAAGCCGGCGGCGCCCATCTTCGAGGCGATCACCGGGCCGCCCACGCGCACCGCGGAGCCCATGCCGTAGTCGTGGCCATCCTTGTGGCGTTCCATGCGCACGTCGACGTAGACGATCTTGCCCTTCACGCTGGCCGGATCGGCCTTCTTCAACGCATCAAGGCTGTCGAAGCGCACGACCTCGGCGGTGATGCCGCCCTTCGGCGTGCCGGCGGAGTAGCCCAGCGCGATCAGGTCCAAAGTCTGCGGGAACGGACCGACGATCTCGGCATGCTCGCTGCGGCGTTCCCACAGCGGATAGCTCACTTCCTCGGTGTAGACCTTGTCGAAGCCCAGCGCCTTGAACTTGGCCACGGCCCAGTCGCGGCCACGCTGGTCGGCCGGGCTGCCGGCGAGGCGCGCGCCCACTTCCGTGGTCAGCGAGGTGACGATGTCGTAGGCGGTGTTGTCGTTCATCGCCTTGTCGCGCAGCTGTTCGGCCGTCTTTACGGCTGCGGCGGGAACGGTGGTCTGGGTGGCGGCATTTGCCGTGCCGATGGCGAGCATCATGCTGGCGGCAAGCAGGGAAAGGGGCAGACGGCGCATCGGGACAGCTCCTTGGGCGGAAACGACGATTATCGCGTGCCTGTCAGGCGCCGCTTAGGCCAGAAGTCATGGGCCGTGCGCGCGGCGAGCGAACGATTTCACCCATGAAAAAGGCGCCCGAAGGCGCCTTTCGTCCTGCATGTGCACTTGCTTATTTCTGGTTCTGCGTCTTGAGCAGGTCGCGGATCTCGGTGAGCAGCACCACGTCCGCCGGCGGCGGCGCCGGTGCGGCCTCTTGGCGGCGCGAGAGCTTGTTGATGGCCTTGACCACCAGGAAGATGGCGAACGCGATGATGATGAACTGGATCAGCGTGTTGATGAAGGTGCCATAGCCGATCGCGACTTCCGCGATCTTGTGCGCCGGGTCGCTGTTGTCCGCCGGCTTGAGCACCCATTTCATCTGGGAGAAATCGATGCCGCCGGTGAGCATGCCGATCGGCGGCATGATGATCTGGTCCACCAGCGAGGTGACGATCTTGCCGAACGCGCCACCGATGACCACGCCGACCGCGAGGTCGATGACGTTGCCACGCATGGCGAATTCTTTGAACTCTTTGAGCATGCTCATGCTTCTCTCCCTGGGCTGTATGGCAGGGAGACTCTAGCGCAGCGACGCAGGCCGCGACAGGCATCGACGGCCCGTCGAGCGCGCCGGGATTCAGCATCTTCCAGGCGCCCCCATCGCGCCTTCGCAAGATGCTGCCCCAGGCCGGATCAGCCCACGCGACCTTCCAGCACGGCCACGCCTGCCAGCTCGGCATGGAAGCGATCGCCGCGCTTGAGCGCCGACACGCCGGCTGGCGTGCCCGTGAAGATCAGGTCGCCGGCCTTCAGCTCGAACAGCGTCGACAGGATGGCGATGATCTCGGCCACGCCGTGCACCATGTCGCCGAGCTTGCCCAGCTGGCGTTGTTCGCCATTGATGCTGAGCGTCAGCGTGGTGTCAGCACCCAGGCGCGCCTCGCTCGCCGGACGCAGCGCCGACACCGGTGCGGAATGGTCGAATGCCTTGGCCACATCCCACGGATGGCTCTTGGCCTTGGCGATCGCCTGCAGGTCGCGACGCGTGAGGTCCAGCCCCACGCCGTAGCCCCAGACCAGGCTCTCGGCCTGTCCCACCGGAATGTCGCGACCCCCACCACCCAGCGCCACCACCATTTCCACTTCGTGATGCAGATCGCTGGTGGCTTGCGGGTAGGGCACGTCGGCGCCATCCGTCACCACGGCGTCCGCCGGCTTGCAGAAGAACAGCGGCGTGTCCTTGTTCACCGTGGCGCCCATTTCGCGCGCGTGTTCGGCGTAGTTGCGGCCGATGCAGAAGATGCGGCGAACCGGGAAACGAAGGTCGCTGCCGAGCACCGGCAGGCTGGGAACGGCGGGAGGCGTGATGGCATAGGACATAGTCGCGCAAGGTTAACACCCTGGCCTCGGCGCGCCAGTCGCCTGTCACGTTAGCTTTTTTCGCCGACGCCTTGCCTGTACAACGGGCCGGTTTTCCGGTCCCGCGGGGTGACAGCTGTCACCGCCGACACCTGATGGGGACCTCTGGCGGCGGTCCAGCCGCTCCAGCATCGTTTGCGACACCGAGGAACCGGCGGGGGCCGGCAGGGAGAGCTTGTGGCGAATGCGGATCTATTGAAGGAACTGCGCATCGAGAAACACCAGCGCGAAGCCCATGGCGGAGGCCCGGGTCGCTGGCCGTGGATCGTCGGTGGCGTCGTGGTGGTGGTCGTGCTGGCGGGGCTGGTCGGCTGGTGGCTGATGGGTCCACGGGCGATCGAAGTGCAGACCGCGCAGGCGCAATCGCCCGCGTCGAACGCCGTCGCAGGCGCGGTGCTGCAGGCGACGGGCTATGTCACCGCGCGCCGCCAGGCCACGGTGTCGGCGCAGATCACCGGCACGCTCACGCACGTGCTGATCGAAGAGGGCGATCACGTGAAGCAGGGCCAGATCGTGGCCCGCCTCGACGATTCGCAATACCGCGCCGCCCTGGAAGCCGCGCGCAAGCAGGCGGCTGCTTCGCACGCCCTGGTGGATCAATTCCAGGTCCAGCTGGCGCAGAACCAGCGCGACGCCGTGCGCATGGAATCGCTCGCCGAGAAAGGCCTGGTGGCCAAGCAGACCGCGGAACAGGCGCGCACCCTGGTCGACAGCACGCGCGCCCAACTGCTGTCGCAGCAGCGCAATGCGGCCTCATCCGACGCTCAGGTCGTCGAGGCGCAGGTCAACTTCGACTACTGCGTGATCCGTTCGCCGTTCGACGGCGTCATTACCACCAAGGACGCGCAGGTCGGCGAAATCGTGTCGCCGTTCTCCGCGGGCGGCGGTTTCACCCGCACTGGCATCGGCACGGTGGTGGACATGGATTCGCTCGAGGTGGACGTGGACGTCAACGAGGCGTACATCGGTCGCGTGAAACCGAACATGCCCGCCGAGGCGGTGCTGGACGCGTACCCGGATTGGAAGATCCCCGCCCACGTCATCGCCATCGTGCCTGCCGCCGATCGCGGCAAGGCCACGGTGAAGGTGCGCGTCGCGCTCGAACACAAGGATGCACGCATCGTGCCGGACATGGGCGTGCGCGTCTCGTTCCTCGAATCGAAAGAAGCGCAGCAGAGTGTGCAGGCACCGCAGGGCGTGCTGGTTCCCGGCAACGCGATCGCCCAGCGCGACGGTCACGCCGTGGTGTTCCTGGTCACGGGCGACAAGGCACAGCAGCGCACCGTGACGCCGGAAACCACCGGCAAGGACGACGTGCGTCGCGTGCCGGCCGGCGTACAGGTGGGCGACACCCTGGTGGTCTCGCCTCCGGAAACCTTGAAGGACGGCTCGCGGGTGACCACCGCCAGGCCGAAGGAATAAGCAGTACTCCATCGCAGCGAATGATCACGCGCGCCGGCATGGCGACGCGAACCGAAAAGGGAGCCCAGGCATGAACACGTTGATCGAAACCCGCGACCTCTCCAAGGTGTACGAGCGCGGCAAGCAGAAAGTGGAAGTGCTGCATCACATCAACCTCGACATTGCCGAGGGCGATTTCCTCGCGCTGATGGGACCTTCCGGCTCGGGCAAGACGACCCTGCTCAACCTCATCGGCGGGCTCGACACGCCCAGCGGTGGCAGCATCACCGTGGCCGGCCAGCGTCTCGACCAGTTGAACGGTGGCGCGCTGGCGAAGTGGCGCGCCTCGCACGTCGGCTTCGTGTTCCAGTTCTACAACCTGATGCCGATGCTCTCGGCGCAGCGCAACGTGGAACTGCCGTTGCTGCTCACCAAGTTGTCCGCGGCACAGCGGCGCAAGAACGCTTCCATCGCGCTGGAACTGGTGGGGCTGGGCGAGCGTTCCTCGCACAAGCCCAGCGAGTTGTCCGGCGGTCAGCAGCAGCGCGTGGCGATCGCACGCGCGATCGTGTCCGACCCCACGCTGCTGGTGTGCGACGAGCCCACGGGCGACCTGGATCGCCAGTCGGCCGAAGAAGTGCTCGGTTTGCTGCGCGTACTCAACCGCGAGCACGGCAAGACCATCGTGATGGTCACCCACGATCCGAAGGCGGCCGAGTACGCCAACCACACCCTGCATCTGGACAAGGGCACCCTGGTCGAACAGGCCATCGCGTGAGGATGCGGCGATGAAATACTTCCATCTCATCTGGGCGGCGCTGTTCCGGCGCAAGACCCGCACGATACTCACGCTGGTGTCGATCATCGCGGCGTTCCTGCTGTTCGGCATGCTCGACGCGGTGCGCACTTCGTTCAACCAGGCTGGGCAGAGCGCCAACGGTGCGCAACGCCTGCAGACCGGCTCCAAGCTCTCCTTCATCCAGACCCTGCCGCAATCACTGGAAGCGCAGATCCAGCAGGTGCCTGGCGTGAAGATGGTGACGTATGCCAACTGGTTCGGTGGCGCCTACCAGGATCCGCACAACCAGGTCTTCAGCTTCGCGGTGGAACCCAACTACATCGACCTCTACCCCGAGATCGACGTGAGTGCCGCCGAGCGCAAGGCGTTCGACGACACGCGTACCGGCATCCTGGTGGGCGAGAAGCTGGCCAAGCGTTTCAACTGGAAAGTCGGCGACAAGATTCCGCTGCAGTCCACCATCTTCCCGAATCGCCAGGGCAGCAAGAACTGGACGTTCGACGTGGTGGGCATCCTGCATTCGAAGGACAAGAAGGCGGGTGGCTTCTTCGATCAGATGCTCTTGCTGCACTGGAAGTACTTCGATGAAACCACGCCGTTCAACCGCGGCCAGGTGGGTTGGTATGTCACGCGCGTGACCGACGTGAACCAGGCCGATCGTGTGGCCAAGGCCATCGACGCGCTTTCGGCCAACTCCGACCACGAAACGCGCACGCAAACCGAGCAGGCCGCCACCGCCAACTGGATGAAACAGCTGGCCGACATCGGCTTGATCGTGGGCTCGATCATGGGCGCGGTGTTCTTCACGCTGCTGTTGCTGTCGGGCAACACCATGATGCAGGCGGTGCGCGAGCGCACCAGTGAACTGGCGGTGCTCAAGACCATCGGTTTCTCCAATCGCAGCGTATTGGGCATTGTGCTGGCGGAGTCGGTACTGCTGCTGGTGCTCGGTGGCGTGATCGGTCTGGGTTTCGCCGCGCTGATCGTGCCCGCGGTGAGCGCAGGCAGTGGCGGCATGCTCAATCTGCCGAGCGTCGGCGCGAACAGCTGGATCCTGGGCCTGGTGCTGATGATTGCCATCGGCTTGCTGGTGGGCGCGTTGCCGGCACTGCGTGCCATGCGCCTGAACATCGTCGATGCATTGGCTGGACGCTGAGGGACGCATCATGAAATTTCTGATCAATCTCCTGTTGCTGCTCCTGATCGTTGCTGTGCTCGTGGCCTGGATCGTGCTGCCATGGCAGGGAGCCGTCCTGCTTGCCGTGCTGTTCGCGGCCTGGTTGTTCATCACGCGACGCGGACGACAGACGCTGTCCGTCGCC
The window above is part of the Dyella jiangningensis genome. Proteins encoded here:
- a CDS encoding O-acetyl-ADP-ribose deacetylase, which produces MSIQIITADITELNVDAVVNAANTTLLGGGGVDGAIHRAAGPELLQACRALPQVKPGVRCPTGEARITPGFRLPARYVIHTVGPVWHGGAHDEPSLLASCYEQSMALALDHDVDSIAFPAISCGIYGYPPERAAPVALRSLRASIPADTSIQVLICCFGDTMASIWRAALNDAG
- a CDS encoding MarR family winged helix-turn-helix transcriptional regulator, which translates into the protein MTNAEDISFGYLLGDVTLLFRKHFDRRAVKFGLTRAQWRATKMLYYREGLRQTELAEQLEMEPIAVGRVIDRLQAAGFVERRPDPKDRRAWRLYVTDQARDVIADMEEIAVGLRKDATRGITVPELQQALGVLNRMKDNLQALDGGVSPEDGEA
- a CDS encoding efflux RND transporter periplasmic adaptor subunit: MQRMSPKKLVLLIAVLLAAVVAVQWFRGGGRSSAKTPAQPTTVPVKVANAHRGDLDLTLKVIGRAEAYSTVTVQARVSGQLQQLMFQPGGHVKEGQTIIRIDLSLLQAQLDQSLGNLAKDEAQLQNAQTVLKRYQPLLGKGYVAQSDYDTYKANEGVYAASVKADKAAVELARTQLSYTEIKAPFESIAGAPLIYPGAQVTENNTSIVVLNQIRPIHVTFSIPETGLAGIKESMARGTVPVTISIPGTKQPAMQADLDFINNAVDPTTSTILLKARYGNDSDQLTPGQFVEVVLPTTRLTSVVTVPVVALQNSPLGSFVFVLNEDGTVTQRIVTAGPSSGNQIVIEKGLTGSERVVVDGQLLLVDGAHVRIVTDNP
- a CDS encoding efflux RND transporter permease subunit; the encoded protein is MNLPALCIQRPVMTTLLMVALLVFGIAAYPKLPVNELPNVDFPTITVNASLPGAAPETMATAVATPLENQLSTIAGIQSMTSTSALGSTSITITFELDRNIDGAAQDVQAAISSAQRQLPTNMPTPPTFRKVNPADAAIIYLTLRSRTQPLSVVDDYAETQLAQRLSTIDGVAQVNVYGSQKYAVRVSVDPQKLAASGIGIDTVQTAIANANVNLATGSLNGSRQLLSIRSDGQLQRANLYNNIIVAYRNGAPVRLSDLGKAEDSVQNDQVASWYNGERAIVLAIQRQPGSNTVATIDRIRAVLPTFEATLPPSIKLAVLYDRSESIRASVDDVQFTLLLAGVLVVLVIYLFLGNASATLIPALALPVSIIGTFGSMFALGYSLDNLSLLALTLVVGFVVDDAIVMLENIVRHVEDGMDPYEASLKGAREIGFTIFSMTLSLVAVFLPVMFMGGIVGRLFHEFAVTLSIAILISGFVSITLTPMLCSRFLRHAEHEKKARVVLWFDAGFERVRRGYVNTLGWAVSHPRIILGAFFGSLLLTGLLFAMVNKDFIPAGDSGQLNVNVEGPDDISVRAMGERQQALAKIVADDPNIEAYMSSVGAGGARTTTNNGSLLLRLKPASERPQDPNGIIQELREKFAKVPGIRAYIQNPPAIQIGGRQSKAQYQYTLQSIDTEALYSWSGKVIQAFGKLPGFQDVTSDLDLNGPSVRVNVDRDKLATLGLTMDQVQSALGSAFGANQISTIYGSSSQYWVILQVYYALQNDIDVLSQLYVTSSNGTLVPLNAVASFERKPQALTVNHQGQIPAVTVSFNLAPGVSLSEAVASIDRAMKQMNLPASITGSVQGTAQAFQDSMQGMGLLLVLAVFVIYLVLGILYESFIHPLTILSGLPSAGVGALLTLMVFRAPLDLFSFVGIVMLIGIVKKNAIMMIDFALERQRSEGLEPAKAIVEACHVRFRPIMMTTMAAFAGTLPIALGLGAGAETRRPLGLAVVGGLLVSQVLTLYLTPVIYLYLDRLHERFSSKRKSRPAEAT
- a CDS encoding M20/M25/M40 family metallo-hydrolase, translating into MRRLPLSLLAASMMLAIGTANAATQTTVPAAAVKTAEQLRDKAMNDNTAYDIVTSLTTEVGARLAGSPADQRGRDWAVAKFKALGFDKVYTEEVSYPLWERRSEHAEIVGPFPQTLDLIALGYSAGTPKGGITAEVVRFDSLDALKKADPASVKGKIVYVDVRMERHKDGHDYGMGSAVRVGGPVIASKMGAAGFLLRSAGTDAHSRTPHTGVTGFRDPKEAIPAAALSNPDADQLTRIVAYGKPVSLKLELDCGITGTYHGANVIGEVTGKKHPDQVVAIGGHLDSWDPGTGAIDDGAGVAIAMAAGKLIHDMPQRPDRTIRVIAFANEEMGLWGGRAYADKHGAEVKKFQLGTESDFGARKIWRMSASVKPEARGAIDQIAKVLEPIGVAYDAKAPGGGGSDLSQMHGKGMAALTLTQDGTDYFDYHHTANDTLDKIDPKELAQNVAVYAAFSYMAAQADGDFGSAPGAFKNDGAEE
- the mscL gene encoding large-conductance mechanosensitive channel protein MscL is translated as MSMLKEFKEFAMRGNVIDLAVGVVIGGAFGKIVTSLVDQIIMPPIGMLTGGIDFSQMKWVLKPADNSDPAHKIAEVAIGYGTFINTLIQFIIIAFAIFLVVKAINKLSRRQEAAPAPPPADVVLLTEIRDLLKTQNQK
- a CDS encoding fumarylacetoacetate hydrolase family protein; the encoded protein is MSYAITPPAVPSLPVLGSDLRFPVRRIFCIGRNYAEHAREMGATVNKDTPLFFCKPADAVVTDGADVPYPQATSDLHHEVEMVVALGGGGRDIPVGQAESLVWGYGVGLDLTRRDLQAIAKAKSHPWDVAKAFDHSAPVSALRPASEARLGADTTLTLSINGEQRQLGKLGDMVHGVAEIIAILSTLFELKAGDLIFTGTPAGVSALKRGDRFHAELAGVAVLEGRVG
- a CDS encoding efflux RND transporter periplasmic adaptor subunit; this translates as MANADLLKELRIEKHQREAHGGGPGRWPWIVGGVVVVVVLAGLVGWWLMGPRAIEVQTAQAQSPASNAVAGAVLQATGYVTARRQATVSAQITGTLTHVLIEEGDHVKQGQIVARLDDSQYRAALEAARKQAAASHALVDQFQVQLAQNQRDAVRMESLAEKGLVAKQTAEQARTLVDSTRAQLLSQQRNAASSDAQVVEAQVNFDYCVIRSPFDGVITTKDAQVGEIVSPFSAGGGFTRTGIGTVVDMDSLEVDVDVNEAYIGRVKPNMPAEAVLDAYPDWKIPAHVIAIVPAADRGKATVKVRVALEHKDARIVPDMGVRVSFLESKEAQQSVQAPQGVLVPGNAIAQRDGHAVVFLVTGDKAQQRTVTPETTGKDDVRRVPAGVQVGDTLVVSPPETLKDGSRVTTARPKE